A stretch of the Sulfurospirillum sp. UCH001 genome encodes the following:
- the dnaE gene encoding DNA polymerase III subunit alpha, giving the protein MSEIPYTHLHLHTEYSLLDGANKIGKLAKKLKSQGVTSVAITDHGNMFGAIDFYKTMRKEGIKPIIGMEAYIHNQDDIGDKSTKQRFHLCLYAKNEIGYKNLMYLSSMSYIKGFYYYPRINKQLLKEHSEGLICSGACLQGEVNWHLNLNNKRNVQFGARGYERAKEIALEYKEIFGEDFYLEIMRHGITDQHFIDDDILKLAKETNIKIIATNDTHYLEQDNAEAHEAFMCIAMNKEFDDPNRLRHSVHEFYLKSPVQMSDLFADIPEAITNTQEIVDKCNLEIKLGDPTPPKFKFMKEYAQKEGLSFESDDDFFAYQCRKGLEKRLVHIDTSKHEEYKARLEREIDIICKMKFPGYMLIVWDFIREAKERGVPVGPGRGSAAGSLVAFSLFITDIDPMPYNLLFERFLNPERISMPDIDIDFCQSRRGEIIDYVVEKYGRYNVAQVITFGKLLAKGVIRDVARVLAIPYAEADAMAKLIPDELGITLNGIGVEGEEGYKPGAYQKEPKLRELIESSPKMQRVWKFALALEGLNRNSGMHAAGVVISDEELWHKTPLYQPSGEDHLVTQYSLNYLEDVDLIKFDFLGLKTLTVIDNALKLIKSRYNTEINFNTLDVNDPKVYELIQSGDTVGLFQIESSGMQSLNERLKPTTFEDLIAVLALYRPGPMESGMLDDFIDRKNGRKEIKYFFDEFTEPLKPILEPTYGVIVYQEQVMQIVQSIGGFSLGEADLIRRAMGKKKIDYMKQKAEEFAEGAVKQGLDKDHAIELFGLIEKFAGYGFNKSHSAAYAMVTFQTAYLKCYYPQEFMAALLTSEQDNTDKIVKYIDEVKRLGIKLLPPSIQHSLIEFSAITDSDGEEAILFGMGAIKGVGNAAISKILEARAEAPFADISDFISRIDSSKVNKKVLESFIKSGSFDDFGYTRRALLENIDSIIEASAECSRAKKMAEYSLFGDMVEMTTVQVSIDNIPEFDNKRMLELEKETIGFYISGHPLDAFRAEIDEMSYTLSSEKDQIEDGSKALFIGKVEGITEKISKKGNKFGIITLMDFHGSMELTVFEKQLESLSKMDLENPLCFKVEVTNDGQNTKMRVMKIMELSEAKKEKIETKVIEVPLDPKVLLIDLSDDPTQLEILYQIVRECSGRRPLHLVITSKLQDVVIETGFGVDDSIDEKIAELEYVKVI; this is encoded by the coding sequence ATGAGCGAAATACCTTACACACACTTACATTTACACACCGAATATTCACTTCTTGATGGCGCAAACAAGATAGGAAAGCTTGCTAAAAAACTCAAATCGCAAGGCGTGACTTCTGTTGCTATCACCGATCATGGCAATATGTTTGGTGCGATTGATTTTTATAAAACCATGCGTAAAGAAGGCATTAAGCCTATTATCGGAATGGAAGCATACATTCATAACCAAGATGACATTGGTGATAAGAGTACAAAACAACGATTTCACCTCTGTTTGTATGCAAAAAATGAGATAGGTTACAAAAATTTGATGTATCTCTCTTCTATGAGTTATATCAAAGGGTTTTACTACTATCCTCGTATCAACAAACAGCTTTTAAAAGAACATTCTGAAGGACTGATCTGCTCAGGTGCTTGTCTGCAAGGCGAAGTCAACTGGCATCTTAATCTTAATAATAAACGAAATGTCCAATTTGGAGCACGTGGTTATGAGAGAGCTAAAGAGATAGCGCTTGAATACAAAGAGATTTTTGGTGAAGATTTTTATCTAGAAATTATGCGTCATGGTATTACCGATCAGCATTTTATTGACGATGATATTTTGAAACTTGCTAAAGAGACCAACATTAAAATTATCGCAACCAACGATACGCATTATTTGGAGCAAGATAACGCCGAAGCGCATGAGGCATTTATGTGTATCGCGATGAATAAAGAGTTTGATGACCCAAATCGTCTGCGTCACTCCGTACATGAGTTTTATCTCAAATCTCCAGTTCAGATGAGTGACCTTTTTGCGGACATCCCTGAAGCGATTACCAACACCCAAGAGATTGTGGATAAGTGTAATTTAGAGATTAAACTAGGCGATCCAACCCCTCCAAAATTCAAGTTTATGAAAGAGTATGCGCAAAAAGAGGGACTTAGCTTCGAAAGTGATGATGACTTTTTTGCGTACCAGTGTCGCAAAGGTCTTGAAAAACGTCTAGTGCATATTGACACTAGCAAGCATGAAGAGTATAAAGCAAGACTAGAGAGAGAAATTGACATCATCTGTAAGATGAAATTCCCAGGCTATATGCTTATCGTTTGGGATTTTATCCGTGAAGCAAAAGAAAGAGGCGTTCCTGTAGGACCTGGAAGGGGTTCTGCTGCTGGTAGTCTGGTAGCATTTTCACTTTTCATCACCGACATTGACCCGATGCCGTACAACCTCCTTTTTGAGAGGTTCTTGAACCCTGAACGTATTAGTATGCCCGATATTGATATTGACTTTTGTCAAAGCAGACGTGGCGAAATCATCGACTATGTTGTTGAAAAATACGGCCGTTATAATGTGGCGCAAGTTATCACCTTTGGTAAGCTTTTAGCAAAGGGTGTTATTCGTGACGTTGCCCGTGTTTTGGCTATTCCTTATGCCGAAGCGGATGCGATGGCAAAACTCATTCCTGATGAGCTTGGCATTACGCTTAATGGAATTGGTGTAGAAGGAGAAGAGGGGTACAAACCAGGTGCGTACCAAAAAGAGCCAAAGCTTCGTGAACTCATCGAGAGCAGCCCTAAAATGCAGCGTGTCTGGAAGTTTGCGTTAGCTCTTGAAGGACTGAATCGAAACTCTGGTATGCATGCCGCGGGTGTGGTTATCAGTGATGAAGAGTTATGGCATAAAACACCACTCTATCAGCCTTCAGGCGAAGACCATTTAGTAACGCAGTATTCTCTGAATTACCTAGAAGATGTTGACTTAATCAAGTTCGACTTCTTGGGTCTTAAGACCCTCACGGTGATTGATAATGCACTGAAACTCATTAAATCTCGTTATAACACAGAGATCAACTTTAATACCTTAGATGTGAATGATCCTAAAGTCTATGAACTTATTCAAAGCGGTGATACAGTAGGCCTTTTCCAGATCGAATCGAGCGGTATGCAGTCTTTGAATGAGCGTTTAAAACCAACTACTTTTGAGGACTTAATTGCGGTTTTGGCATTGTATCGTCCAGGTCCGATGGAATCAGGAATGCTCGATGATTTTATTGACCGTAAAAATGGACGTAAAGAGATCAAATACTTTTTTGACGAGTTCACCGAACCTCTAAAACCAATCCTTGAACCAACCTATGGAGTTATCGTCTATCAAGAACAGGTTATGCAGATTGTTCAAAGTATTGGTGGGTTTAGTCTTGGTGAAGCGGATTTGATTCGTCGTGCGATGGGTAAGAAAAAAATCGACTACATGAAGCAAAAAGCCGAAGAATTTGCGGAAGGTGCAGTAAAACAGGGGTTAGATAAAGACCATGCAATCGAACTTTTTGGTTTGATTGAAAAGTTTGCGGGCTATGGTTTTAACAAATCCCACTCCGCAGCCTATGCAATGGTAACGTTTCAAACCGCGTATCTTAAATGTTACTATCCACAAGAGTTTATGGCGGCTCTTTTAACCTCAGAGCAAGACAATACCGACAAAATCGTTAAGTACATTGATGAGGTTAAACGCTTAGGCATTAAACTTTTACCGCCAAGTATTCAACACAGTTTGATTGAATTTAGCGCGATTACCGATAGCGATGGCGAAGAGGCGATTTTATTTGGTATGGGTGCGATTAAAGGTGTTGGAAATGCTGCCATCAGTAAAATCTTAGAAGCAAGAGCTGAAGCTCCGTTTGCTGATATTAGCGATTTTATTTCGCGAATAGATAGCTCAAAAGTCAATAAAAAAGTCCTAGAATCATTCATAAAATCGGGCAGTTTTGATGACTTTGGCTATACCAGACGCGCACTTTTGGAAAATATTGATAGCATTATTGAAGCAAGCGCTGAGTGCAGTCGTGCTAAAAAGATGGCTGAGTACTCGCTCTTTGGTGATATGGTAGAGATGACAACCGTTCAGGTGAGCATCGACAATATCCCTGAGTTTGATAACAAACGTATGCTTGAGCTTGAAAAAGAGACTATTGGTTTTTACATCTCAGGACATCCACTCGATGCCTTTAGGGCTGAAATTGACGAGATGAGCTATACGCTCTCCAGTGAAAAAGATCAAATTGAAGATGGAAGTAAAGCCTTATTTATCGGTAAAGTTGAAGGTATTACGGAGAAGATCAGCAAAAAAGGTAATAAGTTTGGAATTATTACGCTTATGGATTTCCATGGCAGTATGGAATTAACTGTCTTTGAAAAACAACTCGAATCTCTCTCTAAGATGGACCTTGAAAACCCTCTCTGTTTTAAAGTCGAAGTAACCAATGACGGGCAAAATACAAAAATGCGTGTCATGAAAATCATGGAGCTCAGCGAGGCTAAAAAAGAGAAGATTGAGACAAAAGTTATTGAAGTTCCGCTCGATCCAAAAGTTCTTTTGATTGATCTTAGTGATGATCCAACACAATTAGAGATTTTGTATCAAATCGTGCGTGAATGTTCAGGGCGAAGGCCTTTGCATTTAGTGATTACATCCAAACTCCAAGATGTTGTGATTGAAACAGGTTTTGGGGTGGACGATAGTATTGATGAGAAGATTGCAGAATTAGAGTATGTAAAGGTGATCTAA
- a CDS encoding PAS domain-containing sensor histidine kinase yields the protein MIDETLLNSLSAKEKELFKQGLEDLINQTYVIEDEYKKLGESYTALQDFIRQIIEVQPNALWVFDNDGAIFLQNSEAKKIGSILEGLSLEEESEVDFEGRSYLIKSVTKSDKKIITATDITEGKRQERLVSMGQVAAHLSHEIRNPIGSVSLLASTLLKKVDPNVKPLVTEIKKAIWRVERIIKATLLFTKSVQINPSFFYLDRLIKECEQAISHYSYTKEVAFHFDLPHVEIKADFELLNLVLQNFIFNAIDAIEECEKESGNVSISFVEDSEYVILHVKDDGKPIENKNILFEPFKTTKTKGNGLGLALSLQIIQAHNGKINLLEEPKGFEIKIAK from the coding sequence ATGATTGATGAAACGTTGCTCAACAGCCTCAGTGCCAAAGAAAAAGAGCTGTTTAAACAGGGCTTGGAAGATCTGATTAACCAAACCTATGTTATTGAAGATGAGTACAAAAAGTTAGGTGAATCCTATACAGCATTGCAAGATTTTATTCGCCAAATTATTGAAGTACAACCCAATGCTTTATGGGTTTTTGACAATGATGGCGCTATCTTTTTACAAAACAGCGAAGCTAAAAAAATTGGCTCCATCTTAGAAGGATTGTCACTTGAAGAAGAGAGTGAAGTCGATTTTGAAGGTAGGTCTTACCTCATTAAAAGTGTCACGAAAAGCGATAAAAAAATTATTACAGCCACAGATATTACCGAGGGGAAACGTCAAGAACGCCTTGTTTCCATGGGGCAAGTCGCTGCTCATCTCTCTCATGAAATCCGCAATCCTATAGGCTCTGTTTCCCTGCTGGCATCTACTCTTCTTAAAAAAGTAGACCCAAATGTAAAGCCGCTTGTCACAGAGATCAAAAAAGCGATTTGGCGAGTAGAACGCATTATTAAAGCGACGCTTCTTTTTACAAAAAGCGTACAGATCAATCCTAGTTTTTTCTATCTTGATCGTTTAATTAAAGAGTGTGAACAAGCTATTTCACATTACTCCTATACAAAAGAAGTTGCTTTTCATTTTGATTTACCGCACGTTGAGATTAAAGCAGATTTTGAACTTCTAAACTTAGTGCTTCAAAACTTTATTTTCAATGCGATTGACGCAATTGAAGAGTGCGAAAAAGAGAGTGGAAATGTCAGTATTTCATTTGTGGAAGATAGTGAATATGTCATCTTACACGTAAAAGACGATGGTAAACCTATCGAAAATAAAAATATTCTTTTTGAGCCTTTTAAAACAACCAAAACAAAAGGAAATGGGCTAGGGTTGGCTCTTTCACTGCAAATTATTCAAGCGCATAATGGCAAAATCAATCTGCTTGAAGAGCCTAAAGGTTTTGAAATCAAAATCGCAAAATAG
- a CDS encoding aminotransferase class V-fold PLP-dependent enzyme: MQAIRKNIIKDKNILYFDYTASGQGYKPIEKQMLEILKTYANTHSEVSSSAVKTSEYYTKARDDLRVALELDDSFYIFPCGTGATGAIKKFQELMGVYIPPRTLKRYGHKPENLPVVFVGPYEHHSNELSFREGLCEVVRIPLDKEEKIDIGFLESKLEAYKNREIIASFSVASNVTGIMSDYKSIYKLIKRYNGILCLDAAAASPYINIDCNYYDALFLSPHKLLGGVGSCGILVMKKELCCETTPTFAGGGTVGYVSRTSHNFLSDIELIEDAGTPAILQFIKASLAYNLRNEIGLDKIYAIETELKFYFGSRIRAIEGVKLYCKYSQDKLPIFSLNFEGINPYDISQYLSEHFGIQTRAGCSCAGPYGHDLLHLKDGQSFDEKPGWLRISIHYTHTKKEIDRLLEAIKKAVKALRKSHN; this comes from the coding sequence GTGCAAGCGATACGCAAAAATATCATTAAAGATAAAAATATTCTCTATTTTGACTATACCGCATCAGGGCAGGGGTATAAGCCTATTGAAAAGCAAATGCTAGAGATACTTAAAACCTATGCAAATACCCATTCAGAGGTCTCTTCGAGTGCTGTTAAAACCAGCGAATATTATACAAAAGCGAGAGATGATTTACGCGTGGCCCTTGAGCTAGATGATAGTTTTTACATTTTCCCTTGTGGAACAGGTGCAACGGGTGCTATCAAAAAATTTCAAGAACTGATGGGAGTTTACATTCCCCCTCGTACGCTTAAACGCTACGGACATAAACCTGAAAACCTTCCCGTCGTTTTTGTTGGACCGTATGAGCATCATTCAAACGAACTGAGTTTTAGAGAAGGTTTATGTGAAGTGGTACGCATACCACTCGATAAAGAAGAAAAAATTGATATTGGCTTTTTAGAGAGTAAACTAGAAGCCTATAAAAACCGTGAGATTATCGCTTCTTTTTCCGTGGCATCAAATGTTACGGGCATTATGAGTGATTACAAAAGCATTTATAAACTCATTAAACGTTATAACGGTATTTTGTGCCTTGATGCGGCAGCGGCTTCACCTTATATTAACATTGATTGTAACTACTACGATGCTCTTTTCCTCTCTCCTCATAAGTTATTAGGTGGTGTTGGATCATGCGGTATATTGGTGATGAAAAAAGAGCTTTGTTGTGAGACAACACCAACGTTTGCAGGTGGTGGAACAGTAGGGTACGTTTCTAGAACATCTCATAATTTTTTAAGCGATATTGAACTTATTGAAGATGCAGGAACGCCTGCTATCTTGCAATTTATAAAAGCATCCCTTGCCTACAACCTTCGTAACGAAATAGGACTCGATAAAATTTATGCCATTGAAACAGAACTCAAGTTTTACTTTGGCTCGCGTATTCGTGCCATTGAAGGGGTGAAACTTTACTGTAAATATTCGCAAGATAAACTTCCTATCTTTTCACTCAATTTTGAAGGTATCAATCCTTATGATATTTCACAATACCTCTCTGAGCATTTTGGTATTCAAACCAGAGCAGGATGTAGCTGTGCAGGACCGTATGGACATGATCTTTTGCATTTAAAAGATGGACAAAGTTTTGATGAAAAACCAGGTTGGTTACGCATCTCTATTCATTATACGCACACTAAAAAAGAGATAGATAGGCTTTTAGAAGCAATTAAAAAAGCGGTAAAAGCGTTACGTAAATCTCATAATTAA
- a CDS encoding KUP/HAK/KT family potassium transporter produces MTLKERIKNETMVVKALGVVYGDIGTSPIYTLAVIFLIVPPLLSSVYGVLSFIFWALIIIVTVQYAWLATSLSEKGEGGTVVLIQMLTPCLKSAKMVTIVSILGFLGLSLMIGDGVITPAISILSAVEGILLIPAYDETPQVTLLIMASLIAFALFAVQRKGIERVAAAFGPIMVIWFISIGSVGLWYVFKDLSIFAAMNPMYAINFTLDHPAIAFIILADIVLATTGGEALYADMGHLGRLPIVKGWVFAFCALVLTYFGQGAFVLTHPDSVGSPLFEMMHEFAPSLYIPFLILTIMATVIASQAMISGIFSVLYQAMITRIFPHFRVQYTSRELHSQIYISSINWFLFTCVIIMLFVFKESSKLAAAYGLAASGAMSITGTMITIIFAYRKAWIKMIFSSISGTASIIFFASCLLKIPHGGYWSLLIAAVPLSFIVLYTQGQQRLYSSFHSIDKASFLEKYKQHYSQESHIEGTALFFARKAENIPAYIPKTMFQNGIIYERNVIVKVKPTYEPFGIRKEFSSLCEGLDLLVIHVGYMEVFNVEEILKEQGINERTIFYGDEEIVSKHIAWKLYAFVKDMSPSFVSFYNFPQEKLIGVSRRIEI; encoded by the coding sequence ATGACGTTAAAAGAACGCATTAAAAATGAAACGATGGTTGTCAAGGCGTTAGGTGTTGTCTATGGGGATATCGGGACAAGCCCCATCTATACCTTAGCGGTTATTTTTCTAATTGTTCCTCCACTACTGAGCAGTGTGTATGGCGTTTTATCATTTATTTTTTGGGCACTGATTATTATTGTCACCGTACAATACGCATGGTTGGCTACGAGCTTAAGTGAAAAGGGTGAAGGCGGTACGGTTGTACTTATTCAAATGTTAACACCTTGTCTAAAGAGCGCTAAGATGGTGACAATCGTTTCTATTTTAGGTTTTTTAGGCTTATCGTTAATGATTGGCGATGGTGTTATTACGCCTGCTATTAGTATCCTAAGTGCGGTGGAAGGTATACTCCTCATTCCTGCGTATGATGAGACACCTCAAGTAACGCTTTTAATTATGGCAAGTTTAATTGCTTTTGCTCTTTTTGCTGTTCAAAGAAAAGGCATTGAAAGAGTTGCTGCTGCTTTTGGTCCTATCATGGTGATATGGTTCATTAGTATCGGTTCAGTTGGACTGTGGTATGTTTTTAAAGACTTATCAATTTTTGCCGCAATGAATCCTATGTATGCAATCAATTTTACACTAGATCATCCTGCGATTGCATTTATTATTTTAGCCGACATTGTACTAGCAACAACAGGTGGTGAAGCACTCTATGCAGATATGGGGCATTTAGGGAGATTACCTATTGTCAAGGGATGGGTGTTTGCCTTTTGTGCGCTTGTTTTAACCTATTTTGGGCAAGGTGCCTTTGTTCTTACGCATCCAGATTCTGTAGGCAGTCCACTATTCGAGATGATGCATGAATTTGCGCCTTCATTGTATATCCCTTTCCTTATTTTGACAATTATGGCAACCGTTATTGCCTCACAAGCGATGATCAGCGGTATCTTCTCTGTGCTTTATCAAGCGATGATTACGCGTATTTTCCCTCACTTTAGAGTTCAATATACATCACGTGAACTTCACTCTCAAATCTATATCAGTTCTATTAACTGGTTCTTGTTTACCTGTGTAATCATTATGCTCTTTGTCTTTAAAGAATCAAGTAAACTTGCTGCGGCATACGGCTTGGCAGCATCGGGTGCGATGAGCATTACTGGTACTATGATTACTATCATTTTTGCGTACCGCAAAGCATGGATTAAAATGATTTTTTCATCCATTTCTGGTACGGCAAGCATAATCTTTTTTGCTTCGTGTTTGCTCAAAATCCCGCATGGTGGGTATTGGTCTTTGCTGATCGCCGCAGTGCCTTTAAGTTTTATCGTACTTTATACACAAGGGCAACAACGCCTTTACTCTTCGTTTCACTCCATCGATAAAGCCTCATTTTTAGAAAAATACAAACAACACTATTCGCAAGAGTCTCACATCGAAGGTACAGCTCTTTTCTTTGCACGAAAGGCAGAAAATATTCCTGCGTATATTCCAAAAACCATGTTTCAAAACGGTATCATCTATGAGCGCAATGTCATTGTTAAAGTAAAACCAACATATGAGCCTTTTGGTATTCGAAAAGAGTTTAGTTCTTTATGTGAAGGTTTAGATCTTTTGGTGATTCATGTAGGGTACATGGAAGTCTTCAATGTTGAAGAGATTCTTAAAGAGCAAGGTATTAATGAGAGAACGATTTTTTATGGTGATGAAGAAATCGTTTCAAAACATATAGCATGGAAACTTTATGCTTTTGTCAAAGATATGTCACCAAGTTTTGTAAGCTTCTACAACTTCCCGCAAGAAAAACTCATTGGTGTTTCGCGTCGTATTGAAATCTAA
- a CDS encoding TrkH family potassium uptake protein translates to MSIKSILKFVSAVGLVVFFLLLIPPIVGFFHNEDVFIYTVVMFALFIVNLSTFLILQNDEMVLGIKESIISVNFIWILLGIGGAIPMVLYTKIDPAGAFFEAISGFTTTGASVYTDVEILPKSILFHRSLMHWIGGIGIIVLGVGLLPLINPSGSVSLFKAESTGISMDKITPKIKDTANRIWAVYILFTLANFVLLMLFGMNWFDAINHAFATISTGGFSTKNTSLAGFSDGVVWTTTFFMVISGINFLAHIRFFNGDKAAFNTEENKWYIGLIFFLAFAMALEHSITSENSFYNSLMHSFFTVATLASTTGFASLDYEKWGQFTMMIAILAMIMSANAGSTAGGIKMIRYVLFFKNIALEIKRTIQPDVITSIFVDGKQIKSSIISSVFGFFALFILTAFFVTMYLFARGFDLLTAFSTSISMIGNIGPGLNLTGPSQNYAFFSWYDKIILSFAMIIGRLECYTVFMMLSRNFWKKF, encoded by the coding sequence ATGAGTATTAAAAGCATTTTAAAATTTGTCTCAGCCGTTGGATTAGTTGTCTTTTTTCTTCTGCTTATACCTCCTATTGTAGGTTTTTTTCACAACGAAGACGTTTTTATCTATACCGTTGTGATGTTTGCACTCTTTATTGTGAATCTTTCAACATTTTTAATTCTTCAAAATGATGAGATGGTTTTAGGTATAAAAGAGAGCATTATCTCTGTTAATTTTATCTGGATTCTTTTGGGTATAGGTGGTGCTATTCCCATGGTTCTTTATACCAAAATTGATCCAGCTGGCGCTTTTTTTGAAGCCATTAGTGGTTTTACAACAACAGGTGCAAGCGTTTATACCGATGTAGAAATTCTTCCAAAATCCATTCTTTTTCATAGAAGTCTGATGCATTGGATTGGTGGTATTGGGATCATCGTGCTTGGAGTTGGACTGCTTCCGTTGATCAATCCAAGTGGTTCTGTCAGTCTTTTCAAAGCTGAATCTACTGGTATTTCTATGGATAAAATCACTCCAAAAATCAAAGATACAGCAAATCGTATTTGGGCAGTGTATATCTTGTTCACACTTGCCAATTTTGTTCTTTTAATGCTCTTTGGTATGAACTGGTTCGATGCGATTAACCATGCCTTTGCAACTATCTCTACAGGTGGCTTTTCGACTAAAAATACTTCCCTAGCAGGTTTTAGCGATGGTGTTGTTTGGACAACGACTTTCTTTATGGTTATTTCTGGTATCAACTTTTTAGCACATATTCGCTTTTTTAATGGCGATAAAGCAGCATTTAATACGGAAGAAAACAAATGGTACATCGGGCTCATTTTCTTTCTTGCTTTTGCAATGGCGCTAGAACATAGCATCACATCAGAAAACTCTTTTTACAACTCTTTGATGCACTCATTTTTTACCGTTGCGACGCTTGCTTCAACGACAGGCTTTGCCTCATTGGACTATGAAAAATGGGGTCAATTCACAATGATGATTGCTATCCTTGCTATGATCATGAGTGCGAATGCTGGCTCAACAGCAGGCGGTATAAAGATGATTCGTTATGTGCTCTTTTTTAAAAATATTGCCTTAGAAATCAAACGCACCATTCAGCCCGATGTGATTACGTCTATTTTTGTGGATGGAAAGCAGATTAAAAGTTCTATCATTAGTTCTGTCTTTGGTTTTTTTGCGTTATTTATTCTAACAGCCTTTTTTGTGACCATGTATCTTTTTGCCAGAGGTTTTGATTTATTAACCGCTTTTAGTACCTCTATTTCCATGATCGGTAATATTGGGCCAGGACTTAATCTCACAGGCCCTTCTCAAAACTATGCCTTTTTTTCATGGTACGATAAAATTATTCTCTCATTTGCAATGATTATAGGGCGATTGGAGTGTTATACTGTTTTTATGATGCTCAGTCGTAATTTTTGGAAGAAGTTTTAA
- a CDS encoding NAD-binding protein, whose translation MQVIIAGAGKVGYNIAKHLMHNNSVTIIDQNEYAIQNIHENLDVLGICGNIENPHTYLGINPQIDLFIAVTDSDEVNLLSSLIIDNIATVKRKIIRLKNNFFASEQVKGKLNINDTIVPSFEAAQPFKYLIDFPHAHNAKAFAYTKALLVSIRLKDDFTPRMISTFIGELNGELAVAGMERKKQFFVPKPVETMLPNDLVYFLAFPSAILSLRSLVCESSEPSSPIKNCVIFGADSLGVEIAKVFLKKGIDVQIMDKNIELCRKANIELKNKATVLKTTYDADHIVNKTRFDTDMFIAATKNDEYNITKCIEAKQKGIKKIIGINNDIAYSSLMRNLNIEVVRGEKINAYYSILERIQSNNTFIQKKFCGGEGSVLMRKIDATSSLIGEKLPLPDKVDDRGHFIILRDNDIYEYRLIPTFQQDDVIVAFTKESDYEIVAKWLQQNS comes from the coding sequence ATGCAAGTGATTATAGCTGGTGCGGGAAAAGTTGGCTACAACATCGCCAAACACCTAATGCACAATAATAGCGTTACCATTATCGACCAAAATGAATATGCCATCCAAAACATCCATGAAAACCTCGATGTTTTAGGCATATGTGGAAATATTGAAAACCCACATACCTATCTTGGTATCAATCCTCAAATTGACCTTTTTATTGCAGTGACAGATTCAGATGAAGTCAATCTTCTCTCCTCTTTAATTATTGACAATATTGCCACCGTTAAGCGCAAAATTATTCGCTTAAAAAATAACTTCTTTGCTAGTGAACAGGTTAAAGGTAAACTCAACATCAACGATACCATCGTTCCCTCGTTTGAGGCAGCGCAACCGTTTAAATATCTTATCGATTTTCCACATGCCCACAATGCTAAAGCTTTTGCCTATACAAAAGCGTTATTGGTCTCTATCAGGCTCAAAGATGACTTCACGCCTCGTATGATTTCAACGTTTATTGGAGAGCTTAATGGCGAGCTTGCTGTTGCAGGTATGGAGAGAAAAAAACAGTTTTTTGTACCTAAACCCGTTGAGACAATGCTTCCCAATGATTTGGTCTATTTTTTAGCTTTCCCATCGGCTATTTTATCGCTTCGTTCACTCGTATGTGAGAGTAGCGAACCCTCTTCTCCTATCAAAAACTGTGTTATTTTTGGAGCAGATTCATTAGGTGTTGAGATTGCAAAAGTTTTTCTTAAAAAAGGTATTGATGTCCAAATTATGGATAAAAATATTGAGCTTTGTCGTAAAGCTAATATTGAGCTTAAAAATAAAGCCACTGTGCTTAAAACAACCTACGATGCTGACCATATCGTTAACAAGACCCGTTTTGATACCGACATGTTTATTGCCGCAACAAAAAACGATGAATATAACATTACCAAATGTATCGAAGCCAAACAAAAAGGCATCAAGAAGATCATTGGTATCAACAATGACATTGCCTACTCTTCGCTAATGCGTAATCTCAACATCGAAGTAGTAAGAGGTGAGAAAATCAATGCATATTATTCTATTTTAGAGCGCATTCAATCCAACAATACTTTTATTCAAAAGAAATTTTGTGGGGGTGAGGGTTCTGTACTGATGCGAAAAATCGATGCAACATCCTCTTTAATTGGAGAAAAGCTTCCTTTGCCTGATAAAGTCGATGATAGAGGACATTTCATTATCCTTCGAGACAATGATATCTATGAGTATCGTCTTATTCCAACATTTCAGCAAGATGATGTCATTGTTGCCTTCACCAAAGAGTCTGATTATGAGATTGTAGCCAAATGGCTTCAACAAAATTCCTAA